Genomic segment of Novipirellula artificiosorum:
TCGCATTGCGGTACGACTATTTGACCCTCAGCGATTCCGATATTCGCGGGGGCACGGGGCACTCGATCACCGCAGGATTGAACTGGTACTGGACCGCCTACTCCAAGGTGCAAACCAACTTGATCTGGGGGACCATCGAAAACGCCGGTCAGGGCCAATCCAATAGCGGCCCAGACGATACCACGGTACCCCTTGCCAGTGGTGTGGGTGGTGACTACGCGATCCTCGGTATGCGATTCATGATCGATTTCTAACCCAGCCGGGTGGTGATGGGGATTGCCATTGGGATTCCCCAATCACCCAAGTGCTGAGTCTTTAAACCATCCATTATCCACGTCACCGCCATTGGAAGCGGTGAACCGATTCATCAACGAGGAAACCCATGAATATCCGATCATTCGTTCGTCTCACGCAACTTGCAATGTTTGCCACTGCCCTCTGCGTTCTTACACCCCAAACCGCGTCCGCTGGAAAACTCGGACAGGGTTGTCTCGACCAAACCGGCTGCTGCCAACGCTGCCCGTCATGCGACCACGTCTGCAAGCTCGACGCCAAAGAAGTGGAGGTCGAGAAGGAATGCTTTGAAACCGAAACCAAAGTCATCTGCATCCCGCGCGTCGTTTTTCCCTGGCAGAAAAAGAAAGCGATGCGGTCGTGCGCTGGATGCGACTCGTGCGATGGGGGTGGCTGCACTCACTGTGTTCACAACGGAGCACGGACGCGAACCATTTGTGTCTTGAAAACTAAGAAATACAAGTGCCCCGCTTGCGAGTACACCTGGTCAGCTGAAAAGAAACCATGCGGCTGTATCGGCGCTTGTGACGAGGCCTGTGACAGCATGATGTTGACGGTGCCGATGCCGGTCGCCGGTCCGTCCCAAAGCTGGGAAGGTGTCTCCGCACCGGTGTATCAAGAACCTTTGCTTCCTCCGACGCCAAGCGTCTATCAAAATGCCTACTCCGATGGGCTTGAAACCGTCGAAGTTCAATAGTCGGTGGGGCGGACAAAAAACGCCATCACCGCATGAACGTGTAGCGATCCTTTCGAGTCTCCGCCGGCGCAATGCCTCGGAGGCTCGTAGCATTTTCGGAGGCCATTCGACTTCCGACCCGATTCTAACTGAACTCCCCACGGATGTACTGCTTGGTTGCCTCTTCTTGCGGCGATTCAAACAGGCCGTCCGTCTCGCCGAATTCGACGAGATAACCCGTTCGTCCTCCTTCCGAAGTGTCGACATACATGAACGCGGTACGGTCCGCGACCCGTTTTGCCTGCTGCAAGTTATGGGTCACGATGGCAATGGTGTACTTTTCCTTTAACTCCTGCATCAAATCCTCGATCCGCCGCGTTGCGATCGGGTCGAGCGCCGAGCAAGGTTCATCCATCAGCAACACCTCCGGCTCCGTTGCGATCGCTCTCGCGATACACAGCCGTTGTTGCTGCCCACCAGAGAGCGACAAGCCGCTGTTCTTCAGCTTGTCCTTGACCTCGTCCCAGAGCGCCGCGCCGCGTAGTGCAGCTTCCACTTTCTCTGCAATGTCACCTCGGTAGCGATTCAGTCGCAGCCCAAAAGCGACATTGTTGTAAATGCTCATTGCAAAGGGATTGGGTTGTTGGAACACCATCCCGATGTAGCGGCGAACGGCAACCGGATCGACCTTGGCGTGGTAAATGTCCTTGCCGCGGAAATGAACGTGGCCTTCAAACCGAAATCCGCGCACAAGATCATTCATGCGATTCAGACACCTCAATGCACTACTTTTTCCGCAGCCAGAGGGTCCAATAAACGCGGTGATCGAACTCCGATGGATCGGCACATGGCTATCGCGAACCGCACGAAAGTTACCGTAATAAAGATTGTCGATTTTGCAGTCGAGCAACAGGTGATTTTTTGCGTTGGGACCCGGTGATTGAGTGGGTTCGTTCGTGGTTGCAATCATGGTGACGTTTCCTAAACGGATTTTGAACGGTGAGAAATGAATTGCCCTGAGACGTTGATCGTCAAGACCATCAGCACCAAGACCAAAGAAGCTGCCCAGGCCATTTCGATTTGATTCTCGAAGGGCATGCCGGAAAAGTTGTAAATAAAGACTGCGAGCGAAGCCGTGGGCTCCATGATCTGCGATTGCCCCTCTTCGAAGATCCAGTAGTTGCTAAACAGAGCGGTAAACAGCAGCGGCGCGGTTTCACCCGCTGCACGCGCGATCGCCAACATGACGCCAGTCAGAATGCCCGGGAACGCCGTCGGTATAACGATCTTCCAAGCCACCTGTGTCTTGGTGCAACCCATTCCAATCGCTGCCTCTTTCATCCGCAGCGGCACCATCCGCATCGCTTCCTCGGCCGTCAAGATGACCGTCGGCAGCATCAACAGCGACAGCGCGACGCCACCGGCCGGAGCCGAGTAGGATCCCGTCGCCAACACCACGGCTGCATAGGCAAAAACGCCAGCGAGAATCGATGGCAGCCCGGTAAGCGTCTTGGCACAAAACCTCGCCACAGACGCCGTTCTGCTATCCGGACCAAACTCCGCCAAAAAAACGGCCGTCAAAACACCCACCGGAATCGAAATCAAGGCCGCAATGGCGACAATGACAAGTGTCCCCACAATCGCGTTGCCAAAACCACCGCCCTGTTCAAACGCGGTGGGTGGCAATGCCGTAAAGAGTTCCAGTGATAGTTTTTTTCCTCCCCGCCAAATCAGCATGACCAAAACGCTGAACAGCGGAATGCAAGCGACGACCGTCGCGATTCCCGTTCCGCAACTCAACGCAGCACTGAGAAACGTTCGTGGATGTCTCAGCGACCGTTCCAGCTGCGAGAAGTCGACGTCTTTGAATTCTTCCGCGATTTCCGCCGAGTTCATTTTGGCCCTCCGCGAGCACCGAGTCGACTCGATGCCTGTTTTAAAAGCAATGCACCAAAAACATTGACGAGCAACGTGATCGATAACAACACCAGCGCCGCGTACATCAAAACCGGCTCTTCCTTTTCTCCCGCTTCGGGGAAGTGGTTTGCCAGCAGAGCAGCAAGTGTGTTGCCCGGTGAGAAAAGCGAAATGCTCATCTGGTTCGAATTGCCCACCAACATCGCAAGCGCCATGGTTTCGCCAAGAGCCCGGCCAAAACCAAGGACCAACGCGCCAAAGATCCCCGTCGATGCCGTCGGAAGGATCACTCCAAAGATCGCTTCCCAGCGAGTCGCGCCGAGTCCGTAGGCCGCTTCCTTTAACTTGCCTGGCACGTTACTCAGCGAATCACGTGAAATCGCTGACACGGTCGGCAGAATCATAATCGACAAGACCAATGCGGCTGGCAACATTCCTGGCCCCGACAAGGAGGTTCCGAACAAAGGAATCCAGCCAAGATGCTCGTGCACCCAGCCTGCTGCAGGCCGGATCATGGGAATCACAACGAAGATCCCCCACAATCCGTAAACGACGCTGGGGATCGCAGCCAACATCTCAACAATATTCTTGAACACCCACTCCATCTTCGGAGGCAGGAAGTCCTGGGTGAGAAAGATCGCAATGGCGATTCCAAAGAATCCGCCAATCAACAGTGCCAGCAGCGAGCTGTAGAGCGTCCCCCAGATCTCAGGGAGAACTCCGAATTGCTCTTTCTGCAAATCCCAGGTTGTTGTCGTCAGAAAACGGAGTCCGTGCTCTTGAATCGCCGGCATCGCTTTGCCGCCAACTTCGTAAACAATGTAGAACACCAATCCCACGGTCAACCATGCGAACCCTTGCGTCAACCCGCGAAAAACTCGGTCTTTCACAAGTTCGGATCCCGAGGGCGGCGATGAGATCGACGAGGTCGACAGCGCATCGCTGAATTCGGCTTTGGACGTCTTAGCAGCCATCAGAATCCTCAGGGTGATCGTGACTACTGAATCGAATCAAGCTTTCGTGTCACGGCTTCAACAACGATCTCAGGCAGCGGGACGTAGCCCATCTCGGCACTCGATTTTTGTCCTTCGGTCAGACACCAGCGCACGAGATCACTCAATGCTTGCGCCTGCTGCGGATCGTCATACTTTTCATAGCACAACAACCAGGTATAGCTGACAATTGGATAAGCTTGATCACCCTTCGGGTCGGGGAGCCATGCTCGCATGTCGGCCGGCATCTTCACACCTGCCAAAGCCGCTTTCGCATTGTCCAACGTCGGCGAGACAAAATTGCCCGACGCATTCTCCAAATCCGCCATGGCCAACTTGGCTTGCTGTGCGAACCCATACTCGATGTAACCAATTGCACCGGGGGTTTGCATGATCGTCGCAGTCACGCCGTCGTTCTTGGGTGCCGCGATGAACTTGTCGCTTTCAGGCCAATTGACGGATTTTCCTGTTCCAGGTCCGTCCGCAAATTCCTGGTTGATTTCACTCAAATGATTGGTAAACACAAAGGTTGTCCCGCTGCTGTCTGCCCGGCGCACGACGGTAATCGGTAAATCGGGAAGCTTCACGCCCTCATTCGTTTTGGCAATCTCAGGATCATTCCAGTTCGAGATTTGCCCAAGGAAAATTTTAGAGTAGGCGACTCGCGATAGCTTCAACGGCTTGGAAAGCTCGGGAAGATTGTAGGACAAAACAATGCTGCCCGCTGTCATGGGAAGCAGCACAACCCCTTGATCGACCTGAGAGATCTCGTCGTCATTCATCGCTGCGTCACTGGCTGCAAAGTCGACGGTGTGTTCAATGAAGTCTTTAATGCCCCCACCGCTTCCCTTCGCTTGGTAGTCCACTTTTACACCCGCGGTCGCGGCGCTGTATTCTTTAAACCAACGTCCGTAAAGGGGAGCGGGGAAACTCGCTCCTGAACCTTGCAGCTTGATGGTCTCGCCGGAACCACCCGCGGAAGCCCCCGAGGAGTTGGGTGACCTTGCAGGACCACATCCTGTGGCCACCACGATCGCGATGCAGGTGAGACATAAGGGTAAGTGCTTGGACACGGTGTACCTCAGACAGGCGAAAGAGCCCTGGTTAGGAGAGTTCAAGAGTCGACCCCACCTTTTTAGTTGAGCGAATTGCCTGGGGAAACCTTCCTTAACGTATTATTAACCAACCTGCGAAGCTGTAACCGTTACGGGAAACATTTCGGCCAACCCGAGCCAGAGAACGGCTCACCCGTTGCGATACCGACGGGCAACGGCCTCAAGTCCGTCACTGCTCGATGTGAAGCGAGGGAAGGTGGACCGAAGTACTAATAGTATTCCGGCACGATCAAATCGCGAGGCACGGGCGTACGGGCATAGTCGTCATGGCGTTCTCGCTTCGGTAAGTCGAGTGGTTCCCGTTCGACTTCCCGATAGGGAATTTGCGACAACAGATGTCGAATACAGTTCAGTCTCGCCCGTTTTTTATCGACCGCGTTGAGCACGAACCAGGGAGCTTCCGAAAGCGTCGTGCGTTCAAGCATGATCTCTTTGGCGATCGTGTACTGTTCCCAGCGTTTGCGTGATTCTAAGTCCATGGGACTGAGCTTCCACTGTTTCAGCGTGTCGTGAATTCGGCACTGAAAACGAAACTGCTGTTCTTCATCGCTAATCGACAACCAGTATTTAAACAAATGCATTCCTGATCCAACCAGCATCCGTTCAAAGTCAGGGACCGTTTTCAAGAACTCTTCGTATTCCTCATCGCTGCAAAAGCCCATCACACGCTCGACTCCTGCTCGGTTGTACCAGCTTCGGTCAAACAAGACGATCTCGCCAGCGGCGGGCAGATGGGCGACATAGCGTTGGAAATACCATTGAGTCTTTTCCCGTTCCGTGGGGACCGGCAAGGCCGCCACGCGACAGACGCGAGGATTGAGTCGTTGAACGATGCGTTTGATGACACCCCCCTTTCCGGCTGCATCACGCCCCTCGAAGAGAATGCAAACCTTTGCACCCGATTCAACAACCCACTCTTGAAGCTTGACAAGCTCACGCTGAAGTTTTACGAGTTCGACAAAGTACTTCCGTCGAAACCCCTTGGGCCGCTGTTGCCCCGGGTGGTCAGGACGTTCGACAATCGCATCATCAAGTTCCGCCTCAAGTTCTTCATCAATGGAATCGAGAATTTCCTCTCGAATCCGACGGTAGCTTTCATCGTTCGTCTGCAAACTAGGCACTCCCATGCATGATTCTTACCTGACGCGAGATTCATGGAACGATTCTTGTTAATTCAAGAATCCCGTCAAGGTTACCGAGCAATCGGCCCAGCCGATTCGCAAGAACCTGCGTAACGACACTCCGTTTCTTAACAAGAATCTAATAAACAGAGCCGCAAAACCAGTTCGAAAACGAGGGGCGTGTTAGCCCACCGAATCGAGCCTCGGCTCGTTGGCCGTGGCGGTCCAGCGATAGTAAATCGCTCGACAAATCAGATAGACGGCGATGGCGGCAAACAACCCAGCCGCGTCTGCCAAAAAATCCATCACGTCGGTGGTCCGCCCTTTGACAAATCCTTGTGACCATTCGTCGGCTGCGGCATAGCACAATCCGATCGCCGCGATCATACTGAACCGACGGACGAGCCGGTCCGACGTCGTGATGTAGCACAACAGCAAACCCAGGCCGGCGAAGGCACTAAAGTGCATCAGCTTGTCGCTAATGGCAGGGCCGTGGATGACGTGATTCGGCAGGTGCGTTCCGACAAAGATCGCGACCCAATACGCAACCAGCGTGGCAACGGCCAAGCGGACTCCCAAGATGGTTTTTTTTGTGACGGACTGCATGGTTGTGTCGCATGTGGGATAAGCTGGAATAGTTGACATACTGACTCCGTTTCGTTTGAAGGCAAGTCTTCGGATCGAAAAACTGCCCTATTGAGCTAAGTGATACCCCCACCATGAGGAATCGTGCTGTGCTTTGTTTTTGTTACCGGATGATTGAATCTCGACCACGTTTTTCAGCTTTCGCCTTATCGCTGCTGATTAGTTTCGGGTGCCAGCCCAGTTTTTCGGTCGCGCAAACGGTGTCGGAGGACACGACCGCCACCGATTCGGCCACCCAGCCGGACAAACCTGCTGCGAAGAAGCCAGAACCGGCGGAAACAGCCAATAAAATAAAGATGAAGCCGCTACAGGACTCTTGGGTTCCTTGCGACTTTGGGGGAGATGGCGAAGTCGTGCTGAAAGGCAATTCGGTGACCCTAGCCTCGGGTGATCCGCTGACGGGAATTCGTTGGGAGGGCCCCGTCCTTCGCGAAAACTACGAGATCTCCTTGGAAGCTCGTCGAACCGATGGTTACGATTTTTTCTGTGCCTTGACGTTTCCCGTCGGCAAATCGCCCATCAGCTTGGTGCTTGGCGGGTGGGGAGGCGGCGTCATCGGGCTGAGCAGCGTTGATGGGTACGATGCGAGCGAGAACTCGACGACCCGGTTCCGCAGTTTTGACAACGAAAAGTGGTATCGCGTCCGAGTACGAGTGACGGACGCGGCGATCCAATGCTGGCTTGATGACAAGAAAGTCATCGAGCAAGTCCGCGAGGGCCACGAATTTGACATCCGATCCGAGATGTTTTTGTGCGTACCGATGGGCATCGCGGCGTACGAGTGCGCCTCGGAAATCCGCAATATTCGGATCGGAAAATTGCCCGTGACGAAGCCAGGTGACAAAACGGTGCCGGACGCGGGTGCCAAAGAAAGCGACGCGAAGAAGAGTGACGTGAAAAAGGATGTGACCGCCGAGTGAGCGACCAGGAAATCTCCCAACCCTTAACGCTGGACGTCGATGCTCACTTTATGGGGCGCGCGTTGGAGTTGGCGTATCAGGCGACTTTGGAGGACGAGGTTCCGGTGGGTGCGATCATTGTCCGGCGGAACAGCGTGATTGCTGCGGCGTCGAACCAGCGAGAATCCTTGAAGGATCCCACGGCTCACGCAGAAATGATAGCGATCACGCAAGCCGCCGCTTCCATCGAAGATTGGCGGTTGGAAGATGCCACCCTCTACGTCACGCTTGAGCCGTGCATCATGTGTGCGGGGGCGATTCTGCAATCTCGAATTCCTCGCGTGGTGTTTGGTGCGGCCGATCCGAAGGCCGGCGCGGTGAGCAGCTTGTACCACCTGCTTGAGGATCCGAGGCTGAACCATCGTTGCGACATCACGTCCGGCGTGCTGGCGGACCGATGCGGTCAAGTCTTGACCGAATTTTTTGCAAGCAAACGAGCGATGGGCAAAAAATAGCGTTCCCGGCAATGGCAATTTGTACCGATTCTGCAGATTCTCGGTTTTTTGCCGCTTCCACAGCCAAACAGACTAAGCCTTCGTGATCAAACCAGCCGATACTACCGGCACAACCTGAATTAGAATCTGTTTGTGTCGATGCTTCGTGCGTCGATATGATCGCTGCATAGCCGGCGGGATTCTACTCAATCTCAACTTCATGAAGACGGTGGAACACGCGATGTCGGTACGGAAGCTGACGGCAAGCCTGCTCACAAGCCTAGCAATGCTGGGTGCAATCGCCATAGGAAACGCACAGGAACATGTTCCGCCAGCGGATCCCTTTGCTTTTGAACCTGACTTTCAATGGTTTCGTCCGGTTACGGACATGGACCTTGCCGACATGAAGCCCAAGAAACGGGCGAACACAGGGTGGTTTGCCACCTACGATCGGCTGGCTCTTTACGCATCGCGTCCAGAACTAGACGATTTGACATCCGCTGAGACCAAGCTCGATCTTGGCTGGGGGAACCGCTACGAAATCGGCTACATGTTGCCGGACGTCGAGCACGGTTGGATGTTCACCTACACAAATCTTCATGGTCCCAGCGCCTATGACACGGTCATCCGTGAACGACTCAACCGCACCAATGAAGGAGACTTGTTGCCCTACGGTTCCAAGGACGGTGTTGTTGGACCTCCATTTGGAGCGATCGTTCCTGCGGGTGACGGAAACGTTCTTCAATACAATGTGCGTCAGTATTGGGTTCAAGACGCACTGAACGTCCTGGAATACGACAGCTTCGAGCTCAACAAGCATTGGCGAATGGAACCGTATCACTATGGCGGCATCTTGGAACCGTTTGTCGGATTCCGATGGAGCCGATTGAACGATTACAACGTCCGCCAAGATTACCGCACGACGCTTGATGGCAGTTTGTTGTCCGACCTCATTCTTGGCGATGATTACGAACGATTGCTGACCGATTCCACGATCACCGAAAACGATGTCCTTGCCGGTCAGGTTGGCTTCCGGTACATCAAGTTCCGCGATCGGTTTACTTTCTCTGCGGACTTCCGAGCCTTCACCGGTGGAAGCCTGCAGTGTGCAAAGACCCAGCAAACGGTCGACACGACGGTTTACGATGGCAACGGAATTGGTTCGGAGGTTTCTTTCGAGCTCGTAGACAAGACAACCCCCGTCTACACTCGCAACGAGGAGTTCGTGATCGGGTTTGATATACGTGGAGAGATGGCCTACCAATTGACCAAGTCGATCAAACTTCGCGGTGGCTTCCAAGTGATCGATTTCGCAACCGGGATTTGGAGAGGTGGCCCGCCACAAGGCCCATCAAACCTACTGATCGGTGGCGACTCGGACCAAGACGTCGTCATGGTGGGTGGCACATTCGGCATCGAGCTAAATCGATAACCCACCACGTCACAACGCAAATCGCATCCAGGACAGGCTTACCACCTGTCCTGTTTTCGTATGCTCTGTTCGTGTGCCCCCTCACGATCGAAAAGCACTTGTTCGAACGGACATGCCATCCGAAAACGGTGTCACGGACCCAAACGCTTTAGGGTGAAACGTGAACTTTGACGCCCAAGGACCGGAGCTGGTTGCTTTGATCGCCGAGGGAATCACCCGTCCGAGAATCTTCGCTGAGGTAGACTCGCAGAAACGGAGCAAAGTGGCGGCCACCCTCGAAATCCTTTCGACACATTTCGATCAGGGGACCAAGGTCACGAAGCGGCGTGCCACGAAGGATCAACCTTTTTAGTTCTTGCAGCGATGCCAAGGGGGCTAACGTTTGCACCGGATTGGCGTCGAGGTTCAAGGTTCGCAGCCACTTCAGATGCTTGAGCGCCGACAAATCGGAAACATGGTTGTCTGCGAGATCAAGGGACCAGAGTTTTCGCAACTCCGTAAGCGCGTCGATCGACTCGATCTGATTGTCGGCAAGGTAAAGCGTTCGCAAATTCGCCATCTTTTTCAAAGCGGACAGATCTCGGACGTCGTTGCCTGAGAGATCCAACCATTGCATTGCCGCAAGTCCGTCGAGCGCCGCGATGTCATGAATTTGGTTACTCGATAAGTTCAGCGATTGCAATCGCGGCAATCTCGCAAGGGGCGATAAATCCGAAATCTCGTTCTCCGAAGCATCCAGCAGCATCAAGGATCCGCAATGCTGAATACCTTCCAAGCTCTTAATGGTCCTGCTGGATGCATGGATTTGCGAGACGTTGACGACATCGTCAGGGGTCAGCGGGACGACGGTGTCGCGTTTGTTGTAGACCTGGGCACGAACCGCCGCATCGAGACCGGCATCGGGGAACAGCGAGGAAGGAGTTTTGCCATCCTGATCCGAAAACACCGTGATCGGCATCAGCAGCAGAACCAACGGCGCGAGGGCAAGCTTCAGGGGAGGCATTTGACAACTCAAGCAGGATAGACGTCCGAGACCGATACTCAACATGGCGGTCTTTCTATCGTAACTCGACGGGGCCTCTCATCGAAGGGGATTCCTATCCAAACAATCGCTCATGGGGATCGGTCAAACCATCCGCCAATCGTCGCAGCGCCTCGGTCTCGATCTGGCGGACGCGCTCGCGCGTCAGCCCCAATTCGGCACCGATTTCCTTGAGCGTCTTGGGTTCGCAACCGCCCAGGCCAAATCGAAGTTTCAAGACGGTCGCTTCCCGGTCTTCTAAGTCACCGAGCAATTCCATCGCATGACGAAGGATATCGTGATCAAGCATCTCCTCATCCGGGGCTTTGAGACGCTCGTCCATCACCATGTCACCCAACGACCAGCCCGCTTCGGTTTGGTCGCTTTGTGGCGTGCTGTTACTGATGCGAATCGCCTTTCGAATGATCGGCAGCTTCTTTTTCGGCAAACCTAACACGCGAGCGATCTCTTCGTTGGATGGCGTTCGCCCCAATTCTTCACTCAGCCGCGCCGTCGCTCGACGCCACTTGCTCAGCAACTCGACCATGTAGGCAGGAATCCGAATCGTTTTGGCGCTGTTGATCAAAGCACGTTTGATGGACTGCTTGATCCAATAACTTGCGTAAGTGCTGAAACGAGTCCCGACCGTCGGGTCAAAGCCCTCGACCGCTCGCAACAACCCGAGATTGCCCTCTTCGATCAGATCCTGCAAGCCAAGACCTTTGCCGGTGTAGCCGCGAGCGATGTTGACCACCAGTCGCAAATTCGCTCGCACCATGCGGTCACGAGCCAAGGCGTCTCCTTGTGCGATGCGTTCGGCAAGCTCCGACTCGTCGTCCGCTGACAACAGTGCGGTCTCATTGATTTCACGCAAATACGTCTCAAGTGGCGATTGTGCCGCGGCGGAGCGGGGAGCCCGTTTCTTGGTACGGACTCGTGAC
This window contains:
- the pstB gene encoding phosphate ABC transporter ATP-binding protein PstB; amino-acid sequence: MIATTNEPTQSPGPNAKNHLLLDCKIDNLYYGNFRAVRDSHVPIHRSSITAFIGPSGCGKSSALRCLNRMNDLVRGFRFEGHVHFRGKDIYHAKVDPVAVRRYIGMVFQQPNPFAMSIYNNVAFGLRLNRYRGDIAEKVEAALRGAALWDEVKDKLKNSGLSLSGGQQQRLCIARAIATEPEVLLMDEPCSALDPIATRRIEDLMQELKEKYTIAIVTHNLQQAKRVADRTAFMYVDTSEGGRTGYLVEFGETDGLFESPQEEATKQYIRGEFS
- the pstA gene encoding phosphate ABC transporter permease PstA translates to MNSAEIAEEFKDVDFSQLERSLRHPRTFLSAALSCGTGIATVVACIPLFSVLVMLIWRGGKKLSLELFTALPPTAFEQGGGFGNAIVGTLVIVAIAALISIPVGVLTAVFLAEFGPDSRTASVARFCAKTLTGLPSILAGVFAYAAVVLATGSYSAPAGGVALSLLMLPTVILTAEEAMRMVPLRMKEAAIGMGCTKTQVAWKIVIPTAFPGILTGVMLAIARAAGETAPLLFTALFSNYWIFEEGQSQIMEPTASLAVFIYNFSGMPFENQIEMAWAASLVLVLMVLTINVSGQFISHRSKSV
- the pstC gene encoding phosphate ABC transporter permease subunit PstC; its protein translation is MAAKTSKAEFSDALSTSSISSPPSGSELVKDRVFRGLTQGFAWLTVGLVFYIVYEVGGKAMPAIQEHGLRFLTTTTWDLQKEQFGVLPEIWGTLYSSLLALLIGGFFGIAIAIFLTQDFLPPKMEWVFKNIVEMLAAIPSVVYGLWGIFVVIPMIRPAAGWVHEHLGWIPLFGTSLSGPGMLPAALVLSIMILPTVSAISRDSLSNVPGKLKEAAYGLGATRWEAIFGVILPTASTGIFGALVLGFGRALGETMALAMLVGNSNQMSISLFSPGNTLAALLANHFPEAGEKEEPVLMYAALVLLSITLLVNVFGALLLKQASSRLGARGGPK
- the pstS gene encoding phosphate ABC transporter substrate-binding protein PstS, producing the protein MSKHLPLCLTCIAIVVATGCGPARSPNSSGASAGGSGETIKLQGSGASFPAPLYGRWFKEYSAATAGVKVDYQAKGSGGGIKDFIEHTVDFAASDAAMNDDEISQVDQGVVLLPMTAGSIVLSYNLPELSKPLKLSRVAYSKIFLGQISNWNDPEIAKTNEGVKLPDLPITVVRRADSSGTTFVFTNHLSEINQEFADGPGTGKSVNWPESDKFIAAPKNDGVTATIMQTPGAIGYIEYGFAQQAKLAMADLENASGNFVSPTLDNAKAALAGVKMPADMRAWLPDPKGDQAYPIVSYTWLLCYEKYDDPQQAQALSDLVRWCLTEGQKSSAEMGYVPLPEIVVEAVTRKLDSIQ
- the ppk2 gene encoding polyphosphate kinase 2, which codes for MGVPSLQTNDESYRRIREEILDSIDEELEAELDDAIVERPDHPGQQRPKGFRRKYFVELVKLQRELVKLQEWVVESGAKVCILFEGRDAAGKGGVIKRIVQRLNPRVCRVAALPVPTEREKTQWYFQRYVAHLPAAGEIVLFDRSWYNRAGVERVMGFCSDEEYEEFLKTVPDFERMLVGSGMHLFKYWLSISDEEQQFRFQCRIHDTLKQWKLSPMDLESRKRWEQYTIAKEIMLERTTLSEAPWFVLNAVDKKRARLNCIRHLLSQIPYREVEREPLDLPKRERHDDYARTPVPRDLIVPEYY
- a CDS encoding VanZ family protein: MQSVTKKTILGVRLAVATLVAYWVAIFVGTHLPNHVIHGPAISDKLMHFSAFAGLGLLLCYITTSDRLVRRFSMIAAIGLCYAAADEWSQGFVKGRTTDVMDFLADAAGLFAAIAVYLICRAIYYRWTATANEPRLDSVG
- a CDS encoding family 16 glycoside hydrolase — protein: MRNRAVLCFCYRMIESRPRFSAFALSLLISFGCQPSFSVAQTVSEDTTATDSATQPDKPAAKKPEPAETANKIKMKPLQDSWVPCDFGGDGEVVLKGNSVTLASGDPLTGIRWEGPVLRENYEISLEARRTDGYDFFCALTFPVGKSPISLVLGGWGGGVIGLSSVDGYDASENSTTRFRSFDNEKWYRVRVRVTDAAIQCWLDDKKVIEQVREGHEFDIRSEMFLCVPMGIAAYECASEIRNIRIGKLPVTKPGDKTVPDAGAKESDAKKSDVKKDVTAE
- the tadA gene encoding tRNA adenosine(34) deaminase TadA, giving the protein MGRALELAYQATLEDEVPVGAIIVRRNSVIAAASNQRESLKDPTAHAEMIAITQAAASIEDWRLEDATLYVTLEPCIMCAGAILQSRIPRVVFGAADPKAGAVSSLYHLLEDPRLNHRCDITSGVLADRCGQVLTEFFASKRAMGKK
- a CDS encoding leucine-rich repeat domain-containing protein: MPPLKLALAPLVLLLMPITVFSDQDGKTPSSLFPDAGLDAAVRAQVYNKRDTVVPLTPDDVVNVSQIHASSRTIKSLEGIQHCGSLMLLDASENEISDLSPLARLPRLQSLNLSSNQIHDIAALDGLAAMQWLDLSGNDVRDLSALKKMANLRTLYLADNQIESIDALTELRKLWSLDLADNHVSDLSALKHLKWLRTLNLDANPVQTLAPLASLQELKRLILRGTPLRDLGPLIEMCRKDFEGGRHFAPFLRVYLSEDSRTGDSLGDQSNQLRSLGVKVHVSP
- a CDS encoding sigma-70 family RNA polymerase sigma factor, with product MSQSEVLSLEFDTASDFELEESRVRTKKRAPRSAAAQSPLETYLREINETALLSADDESELAERIAQGDALARDRMVRANLRLVVNIARGYTGKGLGLQDLIEEGNLGLLRAVEGFDPTVGTRFSTYASYWIKQSIKRALINSAKTIRIPAYMVELLSKWRRATARLSEELGRTPSNEEIARVLGLPKKKLPIIRKAIRISNSTPQSDQTEAGWSLGDMVMDERLKAPDEEMLDHDILRHAMELLGDLEDREATVLKLRFGLGGCEPKTLKEIGAELGLTRERVRQIETEALRRLADGLTDPHERLFG